The segment AGCCAGTTCGCCGTCGAAGTCGCGAACCGCTTCGATAACCGCCTCTTCCTGCTGGGTTTTCATCAGGTTGATAATTTCCGCTGCGGTTCTCACGCCGCCCATCTTCGCGCGCTTGAGGTTGGTACCATCCAGCAGGCTGTTGAGCACTTCGGTCAGCTCGGCCAGCGCTGCTGGCTGCACGCCGCCGAAGGTGGCGATACGCAGCATCACATCGTGACGCAGACGTTCGTCGAACAGCGCCAGAATATCTGCCGCCTGACCACGTTTGAGGTGGACCAGGATGGTGGCGATAATCTGCGGATGCTCGTCGCGGATAAGGTCTGCCGCCGCCTGCGGTTCCATAAAGTTGAGCGTTTCCATACCGCTGGTGGTTTCGCGGGTTTCGAGAATATCTTCCAGCAGGCTGGAAGCACGCTCTTCGCCCAGCGCCTTAATCAACACGGTGCGCAGGTAGTCGTTGGAGTTAAGACTGAGCGCGGCAAACTGCTCGGCATTCATCTCAAACTCACGCAACACCTCGGTCAGCTGCTTGTGCGAAATCTGTTTCATGCTGGCCATGGCCGCACTCAGATGTTGCACTTCACGCTGGTTGAGGTGTTTAAACACCTCAGACGCACGATCCTCGCCAATGGTCATCATCAGAATGGCGCTTTTTTCAGTACCGGTCAGACTCATAGTTCGTTACTCATCCATTCACGGATCACCAGCGCAACTACGCGTGGATCGTTTTCAGACATATCGCGGATACGCTGGCTCATGACTTCCGCGCTCATGCGGTTAGTTGATTTGCGTTCCTGATCCAGCTCATCTTTACTGAGCTGCACGCTATAGGCTTCTTCCTCTTCCTGCGCAGCGGCACGGGCGGCAGCGGCTTCGGCGGCGGCCTGTTCCTGCTCACGCTTACGCATAATCTGCGGACGTACCAGTTTGCGATAGAGGATGAAGGCAACCAACGCCACCAGCAGCCAGCGACCGGCATTCATCAACTGATCAAAGAACGACTGCTGTTGCCAGAAGGGCAGGTCGCCACCGGCAGGCTCGGTCATATTGAACGGTGAGTTCACCACGTTGATGCTGTCGCCACGGTTCTGCGAATAGCCCATCGCTTCACGGGTCAGGTCTTCAATCTGCTTAATCTGCTGATCATTCAGGGCAACTTCTTTGCCTTTGTCGTCAGTGCGGTAGTTCACCACCACCGCGACCGACAGACGCTGCACATCCCCGACGTTCAGCTTGGTATGACGAATGGTGCGATCCAGTTCGTAGTTAACGGTGTCGTCACGGCGTGAACTGCTTGGGCCGCTCTTTTCGCTGGTACTGGTGCTGGTGCCATTGGCCGCATTGTTTTGTCCATTGGCATTGTTAGCGGGCGGATTGGTCACCGGCGCGGTATTCGCTGGGGCGGGCTGATTTGACAATGCACCAGGTACGCCACCCGGGTACGGGCTACCGTTCTGCTCGCTGGTGCTGGTCTGACGCGAACGAATCGCTGAATTATCAGGGCTACCGTTAGGCTGATACTTCTCATCCGTCTGTTCGCTACGGTCAAAGTTGAGCTGCGCTGTCACCTGCGCATGCACATTGCCCTGGCCAACAATAGGATTAAGAATCGCTTCGATGCGCTGCTGATAGCGGCCTTCCACTTCGGCGGTATATTTCAGCTGGGCATCGTTCAGATCACGGCCTTCGCTGTCAGAACGGGTCAGCAGGCGACCGGCCTGGTCTACCACTGTCACGTTACCCGGCGGCAGGCCAGGCACACTGCTCGAGACCATATGCACCACTGCCTGAATCTGACCTTCGTCCAGAGCGCGGCCTGGTTGCAGATTCAGCGTAACGGAAGCCGACGGCGCTTTCTGCTCACGCACGAACAGGGTCGGTTTCGGCATCGCCAGATGAATACGCGCGCTCTTGACCGGACCGAGTGTTTCGATAGTTCGTGCCAGTTCACCTTCCAGCGCGCGTTGATAGTTAACCTGCTCGCTGAACTGGCTGATGCCGAACTTTTCTTTATCCATCAGTTCAAACCCTACCGAGCCACCTTTCGGCAACCCTTGTTGGGCGAGACGCAGGCGCAGTTCATGCACCTTATCGGCCGGCACCATCAGTGCACCGCCGTTCTCGGCAAACTGGTAAGGAATGTTCATCTGGGTCAGTTGAGTGACAATCGCGCCGCCATCCTCATCAGAGAGGTTGCTATAAAGGACGCGATAGTCGGGGGCTTTTGCCCAGAGCACCAACGCAAAAACCACTGCGATAGCCGCAGCGGCAGCGATAATTAAGGGAATTCGCGGATTGGCGCGCAGGCGGGCGAGAAGGTCACTGAAGCCTTTCTTGGTTGTATCCTGTGTAGCGGCTGCGCTCGCATTCATGACCGATTCCTGCCTGACATAATTGACCGGGTGAGTTGTGGTGACAAAACGGACTCCCTGAAACGTCGAAAAATGAAATTCCACTCCAATGCTTTGCATTATTTTCTGAATCGCGAAATTTGATGGGCGAAAAAGCCGGGGTTTTTGCGGTCATTTAACGCCTTTGTCTTATTGACAGTGTGATAACTTTTCCAGCGTGAAAAAATGAATCATCTTCAACGAGGTAATGGCATGTCGATTCAGGCAATTGATGGTGTTCTGCAACAGCTTCAGCTGACGTCGTTGCAAGCCAGCGGCCAGCAGAGTGACGCCACTCAGCAGGTGGACTTTGGCGCAACCATGAAAGCGGCGCTGGATAAGATCAGTGAAACGCAAAACAATGCGCGCAGTCAGGCACAGGATTTTGAACTGGGTAAACCGGGCGTGGCGTTAAATGATGTGATGGTCGATCTGCAAAAATCGTCGATTTCTATGCAGATGGGGATTCAGGTCAGGAACAAGCTGGTGTCGGCTTATACCGATATTATGAATATGCAGGTGTAGTCAGCATCACGCATTGACACTGCAAACAAAACGGCGCGATTCCTCGCGCCGTTTTGATGAAAAATTTATGCCCCACCCGGCGCTTATCTCCGGCACTCACAATGGCTTAGCTCTTGAAGGGGCAAGGTCATTATCTCAGACTTATCCGAAAAATACAGCGTCACGCAGGCACATTTGCCAGGTATCGTGATGCCAATCACAAGCATTTTTAACCGTGCTAGTTCATGACCCCGGATTGCGCAAGTTTTTCGGGATTAGCGTATCTCCGGCCATGCCACAGCCGGGATGCCGTTCAATTGTGGTCGGGCAAACAAAAAGCCCTGAAATTTACTGATTCCTGCCGCCTCCAGCCACATCCACTCTTCGGGTTGCTCTACGCCCTCCGCTATCACGGAAATTTCCAGCGAAGCGCAACACTTGATCATGGCATGCACAATTGCCTGTTTAGGCCCGCTTTTGTGGACATCTTTGATAATGCTGCGGTCAATTTTGATTTTGTCCGGCTGGAACTTTGCCAACAGAGACAGGCCGGCAAAACCGGCACCAAAATCATCGAGGGCCACACTGATGCCCGCTGCTTTGAGTTGTTTAATGGCGGCGGTAAATTCGTCGGCGCGTGAGATGGCCTCATCTTCCGTCACCTCAACCACAATCTGCTCCGGGATCAGGCCATTGGCATGAATTTCTTCCAGCAGGTAGTCCACCGCATTTGGCACCATCACCAGCGACATCGGCAGCAGATTAATCGACAGCGTTAATTTCGGGATGTTGAACTGCTTTGCCAGCTTAAATGCCTGGCTTTTGCATTTGAGATCAACCTCATAAGCTTGCTTGCGACTGTATGGGGCAAAAAACTTTTGTGGTGAGCCGCCATCAGCACTGCGAATCAGCGCTTCCAGCGCCAGTACTTCGCGTGAAAAGGGGTCGATAATCGGCTGGAAAGCAAAATGACACTGGACAGAAGCGTCTTGCGGAACATCGATGATTAAATTTTCCTGCTCGTCGGCGATAAATTCCCAGGTGTTGCCGGGCGGGATTTCGAAATAGTTCTCTTTTTCTCCGGCCTCGACAAACGTTCGCAGAAATCGTAATGCCCGGTCTTCAAAGGTAAGCTGGTATTTTGATGTTCCTTTATTGAGCACCGCCTGTAAAACCGTGGCTTTATCGTGTTCGCGTAAATCAAACAGCTCCATCCCGGTATTGCCAAAACGGCGCGCCGGGGCATAGTCGTGCAATAGCTCTACCAGGTTTTGATGGCGGGCGTCTTTACAGATCCGGTCATAGATAG is part of the Pantoea phytobeneficialis genome and harbors:
- the fliG gene encoding flagellar motor switch protein FliG, with protein sequence MSLTGTEKSAILMMTIGEDRASEVFKHLNQREVQHLSAAMASMKQISHKQLTEVLREFEMNAEQFAALSLNSNDYLRTVLIKALGEERASSLLEDILETRETTSGMETLNFMEPQAAADLIRDEHPQIIATILVHLKRGQAADILALFDERLRHDVMLRIATFGGVQPAALAELTEVLNSLLDGTNLKRAKMGGVRTAAEIINLMKTQQEEAVIEAVRDFDGELAQKIIDEMFLFENLVEVDDRSIQRLLQEVESEQLLIALKGAEQPLREKFLKNMSARAADILRDDLANRGPVRMSAVENEQKAILLVVRRLAEAGEMVIGGGEETYV
- the fliF gene encoding flagellar basal-body MS-ring/collar protein FliF; the encoded protein is MNASAAATQDTTKKGFSDLLARLRANPRIPLIIAAAAAIAVVFALVLWAKAPDYRVLYSNLSDEDGGAIVTQLTQMNIPYQFAENGGALMVPADKVHELRLRLAQQGLPKGGSVGFELMDKEKFGISQFSEQVNYQRALEGELARTIETLGPVKSARIHLAMPKPTLFVREQKAPSASVTLNLQPGRALDEGQIQAVVHMVSSSVPGLPPGNVTVVDQAGRLLTRSDSEGRDLNDAQLKYTAEVEGRYQQRIEAILNPIVGQGNVHAQVTAQLNFDRSEQTDEKYQPNGSPDNSAIRSRQTSTSEQNGSPYPGGVPGALSNQPAPANTAPVTNPPANNANGQNNAANGTSTSTSEKSGPSSSRRDDTVNYELDRTIRHTKLNVGDVQRLSVAVVVNYRTDDKGKEVALNDQQIKQIEDLTREAMGYSQNRGDSINVVNSPFNMTEPAGGDLPFWQQQSFFDQLMNAGRWLLVALVAFILYRKLVRPQIMRKREQEQAAAEAAAARAAAQEEEEAYSVQLSKDELDQERKSTNRMSAEVMSQRIRDMSENDPRVVALVIREWMSNEL
- the fliE gene encoding flagellar hook-basal body complex protein FliE is translated as MSIQAIDGVLQQLQLTSLQASGQQSDATQQVDFGATMKAALDKISETQNNARSQAQDFELGKPGVALNDVMVDLQKSSISMQMGIQVRNKLVSAYTDIMNMQV
- a CDS encoding diguanylate phosphodiesterase: MLSTILYRSHLCDHVPVKRLEDMVEKANRNNELLDVTGILLFDGLHFFQLLEGPTDAVQSIYDRICKDARHQNLVELLHDYAPARRFGNTGMELFDLREHDKATVLQAVLNKGTSKYQLTFEDRALRFLRTFVEAGEKENYFEIPPGNTWEFIADEQENLIIDVPQDASVQCHFAFQPIIDPFSREVLALEALIRSADGGSPQKFFAPYSRKQAYEVDLKCKSQAFKLAKQFNIPKLTLSINLLPMSLVMVPNAVDYLLEEIHANGLIPEQIVVEVTEDEAISRADEFTAAIKQLKAAGISVALDDFGAGFAGLSLLAKFQPDKIKIDRSIIKDVHKSGPKQAIVHAMIKCCASLEISVIAEGVEQPEEWMWLEAAGISKFQGFLFARPQLNGIPAVAWPEIR